The Euphorbia lathyris chromosome 3, ddEupLath1.1, whole genome shotgun sequence genome contains a region encoding:
- the LOC136223955 gene encoding protein NRT1/ PTR FAMILY 1.2: MEKMEEEESVNLQHNPNQRKRGGLITIPFILGNESFERLSSYGLLPNMIFYLMRDYRVGVTKGASIIFIWNAASNFMPILGAFFSDSFLGRYFTIALGSIFSFLGTVLLWLTAMIPQAKPPPCNVATGSCETPTSGQMALLLSSMALVSIGAGGVRPCSLAFGADQLDNRANPKNERLLESFFGWYYASTSVSVVIALTAVVYIQDHHGWKIGFGVPAILMFLAVVMFIIASPLFIKKKASKSLLTGLVQVLVVAFKNRKVPFPADGKYHVAKNSESISPTENLRFLNKACIITNSEQDLAADGSTLKPWNLCTVEQVEELKALIRVMPIWSSGIMMSISTSQGTFQLLQASSMDRHLTSKFQIPAGTFPVFLVLAMALWIILYDRAILPLASKIKGKQVRISVKLRMGLGLIISCIAMMTGGIVENVRRRKAIEEGYLNNGYAVVKMSAFWLAPQFCLSGIAEALNAIGQTEFYYTELPKSMSSIAGALFGLGMAVASLLASVILNAVDDITSKGGKDGWVPDNINKGHYDNYYWLFAIMGCINLLYFVLCCWAYGPCKEQITKVSDGGNGYKEEEELSIRRILNQD, encoded by the exons ATggagaaaatggaagaagaagaatctgtCAATCTTCAACATAATCCTAACCAAAGAAAGCGTGGTGGTCTCATTACCATTCCATTTATTCTAG GAAATGAGAGTTTTGAGAGATTATCGAGCTACGGCCTTTTGCCCAACATGATTTTTTACTTGATGAGAGATTACAGAGTTGGAGTTACTAAAGGTGCAAGCATCATCTTTATCTGGAATGCTGCTTCCAATTTTATGCCTATTTTAGGTGCTTTCTTCTCTGATTCTTTCCTCGGTCGCTATTTCACCATTGCCCTAGGTTCCATCTTCAGTTTCTTG GGGACTGTCCTTCTATGGTTAACAGCCATGATTCCACAAGCAAAGCCTCCGCCTTGTAATGTGGCTACCGGAAGCTGCGAAACTCCGACATCAGGCCAAATGGCTTTGCTCTTGTCTTCCATGGCCCTGGTGTCGATAGGAGCTGGTGGGGTTAGGCCTTGTTCCTTAGCATTTGGGGCTGATCAATTGGACAATAGAGCTAACCCCAAAAATGAGAGACTCTTGGAGAGTTTTTTTGGGTGGTACTACGCTTCAACATCTGTTTCTGTTGTGATTGCTTTGACAGCTGTTGTTTACATTCAAGACCATCATGGTTGGAAAATCGGTTTCGGTGTTCCCGCAATTCTCATGTTCTTAGCAGTGGTAATGTTCATCATTGCTTCTCCTCTTTTCATTAAGAAGAAAGCTAGCAAGAGTTTGCTAACCGGACTTGTACAAGTTCTTGTGGTTGCTTTCAAGAATAGAAAAGTCCCATTCCCCGCAGACGGTAAATATCATGTCGCGAAGAATTCCGAGTCTATTTCTCCGACCGAGAATCTAAG GTTCTTGAACAAGGCTTGCATCATAACAAATTCCGAACAAGACTTAGCGGCCGATGGATCAACATTAAAACCATGGAACCTTTGCACAGTGGAGCAAGTTGAAGAGCTCAAAGCACTTATCAGGGTCATGCCAATATGGTCTAGTGGGATAATGATGTCAATAAGTACTAGCCAAGGCACATTTCAATTGCTTCAAGCTAGTTCAATGGATAGACACCTTACCTCGAAGTTTCAAATCCCGGCAGGCACATTTCCCGTGTTCCTAGTATTAGCTATGGCACTATGGATTATTCTTTACGACCGTGCCATCCTACCCTTGGCATCAAAAATCAAGGGAAAGCAAGTGCGAATAAGCGTTAAACTAAGGATGGGACTAGGCCTAATCATTTCGTGCATCGCCATGATGACCGGAGGTATAGTTGAGAACGTCCGACGAAGAAAAGCAATCGAAGAGGGGTATTTAAACAACGGCTACGCTGTGGTGAAAATGTCAGCATTTTGGCTAGCACCACAGTTTTGCTTGAGTGGCATAGCAGAGGCACTTAACGCAATCGGGCAAACAGAGTTCTACTACACCGAGCTTCCAAAGAGCATGTCAAGTATCGCTGGGGCGTTATTCGGGCTAGGAATGGCGGTGGCGAGCTTGTTAGCAAGTGTAATACTGAATGCAGTAGATGACATAACTTCAAAAGGAGGGAAAGATGGATGGGTTCCAGACAACATAAACAAGGGTCATTATGACAATTATTACTGGCTTTTTGCTATCATGGGTTGTATTAATTTGCTGTATTTTGTGTTGTGTTGTTGGGCATATGGACCTTGTAAGGAGCAAATAACAAAGGTTAGTGATGGTGGAAATGGATACAAGGAGGAGGAAGAATTATCTATAAGAAGAATTTTGAATCAAGATTAA